In a genomic window of Streptomyces koelreuteriae:
- the istB gene encoding IS21-like element helper ATPase IstB — protein MQNTPTTTLGYALFATRWLQAPLYFGLVAAQGVYVYKFFKELWTLILMCVSGHATETYVMLAVLKLVDVVMIANLLIMVIVGGYETFVSRIGLQGHRDQPEWLSHVNSNVLKVKLATAIVGISSVHLLQMFVDVHHTSHHSLLWGTVIHMAFIASAAILAYMSGPMAAQSDRGHADRGHADRGHGDHGHAELAHADREPAGHPQVTRPQPGETPAATLPHPRRPEPEPTSLPETDADAEARIRAAGFPARKLLEDFDQQHPRGFDRETVARLGKAEFVAARRNVVFVGPTGTGKTHLAVALGVRACQAGHRVMFATAAEWAARLSDARAAGRLDAELAALDDHPLLIVDEIGYTPFDAATAGLFFRLVAHRYERGSLIVTSDRPLGRWDEVFGTSAPAMADRLAHHAEVVRLEGDSYRTRRATAAWTD, from the coding sequence GTGCAGAATACGCCGACCACCACGCTCGGATACGCCCTGTTCGCCACCCGCTGGCTCCAGGCCCCGCTGTACTTCGGGCTGGTGGCAGCCCAGGGCGTCTACGTCTACAAGTTCTTCAAGGAGCTGTGGACCTTAATCCTCATGTGCGTGAGCGGGCACGCCACTGAGACCTATGTGATGCTCGCCGTGCTCAAGCTCGTCGACGTCGTCATGATCGCCAACCTGCTGATCATGGTGATCGTCGGCGGCTACGAGACCTTCGTCTCGCGCATCGGCCTCCAGGGCCACCGCGACCAGCCGGAGTGGCTCTCGCACGTCAACTCCAACGTACTGAAGGTCAAGCTCGCCACCGCGATCGTGGGCATCTCCTCCGTGCATCTGCTCCAGATGTTCGTGGACGTCCACCACACCTCCCACCACTCCCTGCTGTGGGGGACGGTGATCCACATGGCGTTCATCGCCTCGGCGGCGATCCTCGCGTACATGTCGGGGCCGATGGCGGCGCAGAGCGATCGCGGCCATGCGGATCGCGGGCACGCGGATCGCGGGCACGGTGACCACGGGCACGCCGAGCTCGCGCACGCCGACCGCGAGCCCGCCGGGCACCCGCAGGTCACGCGCCCGCAGCCGGGCGAGACCCCGGCGGCCACCCTGCCCCACCCCCGGCGGCCGGAGCCGGAGCCCACGTCCCTGCCGGAGACCGACGCCGACGCCGAGGCCCGGATCCGCGCGGCCGGTTTCCCCGCCCGCAAGCTGCTGGAGGACTTCGACCAGCAGCACCCCCGGGGCTTCGACCGGGAGACCGTGGCCCGGCTCGGCAAGGCGGAGTTCGTCGCCGCCCGGCGCAACGTCGTGTTCGTCGGGCCGACCGGCACCGGCAAGACGCATCTGGCCGTCGCCCTGGGCGTGCGGGCCTGCCAGGCCGGGCACCGGGTGATGTTCGCGACCGCCGCCGAGTGGGCCGCCCGGCTGTCCGACGCCCGGGCCGCCGGCCGGCTCGACGCGGAGCTGGCCGCCCTCGACGATCACCCCCTCCTGATCGTCGACGAGATCGGCTACACGCCCTTCGACGCGGCCACCGCCGGCCTGTTCTTCCGGCTGGTCGCGCACCGCTACGAGCGCGGCTCGCTGATCGTGACCAGCGACCGCCCGCTCGGCCGCTGGGACGAGGTGTTCGGCACCTCCGCACCCGCGATGGCGGACCGCCTCGCCCATCACGCCGAGGTGGTCCGGCTGGAGGGCGACAGCTACCGGACGCGCCGCGCTACCGCAGCGTGGACAGACTGA
- a CDS encoding helicase C-terminal domain-containing protein has product MSTEDRPPAPRSLAEALRARGDAALAALLRSRPDLITPVPTDLTQLATRAGTRASVVRALERLDRFALQTAEALAVAGDPATYDELLGLTAGDDADPAVVAALPHALDVLREQALVWGGDDRLRLVRTARELLAPAPQHPSPTGLGPTVQEATAGMSPGRIQEIVTTAGLASTHDSVSAVTALTGLFTDRDRMTALLADAPADSLEVLERLVWGPPYGQVTADPAARLRWLLDRGLLLPTAPGTVVLPREVALHLRRGPAHRTPEPAPPVVEAAAVHRPQVVDSTAAGQAYTALATVEELLKDWDEGGPAVLRAGGLSVRDLKRTAVALDAPEPVAAFWVELAYAAGLIASDGEADERYAATPAYDEWLQAPPAERWSRLATAWLAATRTAGLVGGRDAKDRTLSALGPGLDRSAAPEVRHRVLALLAGLPEGAAPAAESVLARLRWERPLRGDRREDDLRGRLAEWALSEAELLGVTGRGALSGHGRALLGPAAAAKHPEAEPSASAGPPTGPGDKLPVHHHHHRPAPVAPLSPAEQSVASAAAARLLAPQLPEPLDHVLLQADLTAVAPGPLRRPLADMLGVLADVESKGGATVYRFTPGSVRRALDAGQAASDLHAFLTTHSRTPVPQPLAYLIDDVARRHGHLRVGAASAYVRCDDDAVLNEILADKRAAGLGLRRLAPTVLAAQADPAGLLEGLRAMGFAPAAESAEGDVLITRALAHRTPPRTAPEPVPDGPPVPDDVLLAAALRAIRAGDLASTTPRKPGATPAADGELPRTGSAETLATMQAAVLTGEALWIGYVNAEGTASQRVIAPIRVEGGFVTAYDHTADEVRTYPLHRITGVAELADDAG; this is encoded by the coding sequence ATGAGCACCGAGGACAGGCCCCCGGCCCCCCGCTCCCTCGCCGAAGCGCTCCGCGCGCGGGGCGATGCCGCGCTGGCCGCGCTCCTGCGCAGCCGCCCGGACCTCATCACGCCCGTGCCGACCGACCTCACACAGCTCGCGACCCGGGCCGGCACCCGTGCCTCGGTCGTGCGCGCCCTGGAGCGGCTGGACCGGTTCGCGCTGCAGACGGCGGAGGCGCTGGCCGTGGCCGGGGACCCGGCGACGTACGACGAACTGCTCGGGCTCACCGCCGGGGACGACGCCGACCCGGCCGTCGTCGCCGCCCTGCCGCACGCCCTGGACGTCCTGCGCGAGCAGGCCCTGGTCTGGGGCGGCGACGACCGGCTGCGGCTGGTGCGCACGGCACGTGAACTGCTGGCACCCGCGCCGCAGCACCCCTCGCCGACCGGTCTCGGCCCGACGGTCCAGGAGGCCACCGCCGGGATGTCCCCGGGGCGGATCCAGGAGATCGTCACGACCGCCGGGCTGGCCTCGACGCATGACTCGGTCTCCGCGGTGACCGCCCTCACCGGCCTGTTCACGGACCGGGACCGGATGACCGCGCTGCTCGCCGACGCCCCGGCCGACTCCCTGGAGGTACTGGAGCGTCTCGTGTGGGGGCCGCCGTACGGGCAGGTCACCGCGGATCCGGCGGCCCGGCTGCGCTGGCTGCTGGACCGGGGGCTGCTGCTGCCGACGGCGCCGGGGACGGTCGTCCTGCCGCGCGAGGTCGCCCTGCATCTGCGGCGGGGGCCGGCGCACCGGACGCCCGAGCCCGCGCCGCCGGTGGTCGAGGCCGCCGCCGTACATCGTCCACAGGTTGTGGACAGTACGGCGGCCGGGCAGGCGTACACCGCGCTGGCGACCGTCGAGGAGCTGCTGAAGGACTGGGACGAGGGCGGGCCCGCGGTGCTGCGGGCGGGTGGGCTGAGCGTGCGGGACCTGAAGCGGACCGCCGTCGCCCTCGACGCGCCCGAGCCGGTCGCCGCGTTCTGGGTGGAACTGGCGTACGCGGCGGGCCTGATCGCCTCGGACGGGGAGGCCGACGAGCGGTACGCGGCGACCCCGGCCTACGACGAGTGGCTTCAGGCGCCCCCCGCCGAGCGCTGGTCGCGGCTGGCCACGGCCTGGCTCGCGGCGACCCGGACGGCCGGGCTGGTGGGCGGGCGGGACGCGAAGGACCGTACGTTGTCGGCGCTCGGGCCGGGCCTGGACCGCTCGGCGGCGCCCGAGGTACGGCACCGGGTGCTGGCGCTGCTGGCCGGGCTGCCGGAGGGGGCCGCTCCGGCAGCCGAGTCGGTGCTCGCCCGGCTGCGCTGGGAGCGGCCCCTGCGCGGCGACCGACGCGAGGACGACCTGCGCGGCCGTCTCGCCGAGTGGGCGCTGTCGGAGGCGGAGCTGCTGGGCGTGACCGGCCGGGGCGCGTTGTCGGGGCACGGCCGGGCCCTGCTGGGACCGGCGGCGGCCGCGAAGCACCCCGAGGCGGAGCCCTCCGCATCGGCGGGTCCGCCTACTGGTCCGGGAGACAAGCTCCCCGTCCATCACCACCACCATCGTCCCGCCCCGGTCGCTCCCCTCTCCCCCGCCGAACAGTCCGTCGCCTCCGCCGCCGCGGCCCGGCTCCTGGCGCCCCAGCTGCCCGAGCCGCTGGACCACGTGCTGCTCCAGGCCGACCTGACGGCGGTGGCGCCCGGGCCCCTGCGGCGCCCGCTCGCCGACATGCTCGGGGTGCTGGCGGACGTCGAGTCCAAGGGCGGGGCCACCGTCTACCGGTTCACGCCCGGCTCGGTGCGCCGCGCGCTCGACGCCGGTCAGGCCGCCTCCGACCTGCACGCCTTCCTCACCACGCACTCCCGTACGCCGGTGCCGCAGCCGCTCGCCTATCTGATCGACGACGTGGCCCGCCGGCACGGCCATCTGCGCGTCGGCGCGGCCTCGGCGTACGTACGCTGCGACGACGACGCGGTCCTCAACGAGATCCTCGCCGACAAGCGGGCCGCCGGGCTCGGCCTGCGCCGACTCGCCCCGACCGTGCTCGCCGCGCAGGCCGATCCCGCGGGGCTCCTCGAAGGGCTGCGGGCGATGGGGTTCGCACCGGCCGCCGAGTCCGCCGAGGGCGATGTGCTGATCACCCGCGCCCTCGCCCACCGCACCCCGCCGCGTACGGCGCCCGAGCCGGTGCCGGACGGTCCGCCGGTCCCCGACGACGTCCTCCTCGCGGCGGCCCTGCGCGCCATCCGGGCGGGCGACCTCGCCTCCACCACCCCGCGCAAGCCCGGCGCCACTCCGGCGGCCGACGGCGAGCTGCCCCGCACCGGTTCCGCCGAGACCCTCGCCACCATGCAGGCCGCCGTCCTGACCGGTGAGGCCCTGTGGATCGGCTACGTCAACGCCGAGGGCACCGCCAGCCAGCGGGTCATCGCGCCCATCCGCGTCGAGGGCGGCTTCGTCACGGCGTACGACCACACGGCGGACGAGGTCCGTACGTATCCGCTGCACCGGATCACCGGGGTCGCGGAGCTCGCCGACGACGCGGGCTGA
- a CDS encoding HAD family hydrolase, translated as MAHMALTVGFDLDMTLIDSRPGIRACYQALSERTGTYIDADLTVTRLGPPLAEELINWFPAEEVADMAVLYRAMYPSIAIAATPAMTGAAEAIAAVREAGGRAIVVTAKYEPNAKLHLAHLGMEPDAVIGDLWAEQKAEALREHDAGVYVGDHVGDVRGARTAGALSVAVATGPCPPEELRAAGADVVLADLTEFPGWLAGYRPARA; from the coding sequence ATGGCGCATATGGCACTCACCGTCGGTTTCGACCTGGACATGACCCTCATCGACTCCCGTCCCGGCATCCGCGCCTGCTACCAGGCGCTGTCCGAGCGGACGGGGACCTACATCGACGCCGATCTGACGGTCACGCGGCTCGGGCCGCCGCTGGCCGAGGAGTTGATCAACTGGTTCCCGGCGGAGGAGGTCGCGGACATGGCCGTCCTGTACCGCGCGATGTACCCGTCGATCGCCATCGCCGCGACCCCGGCGATGACCGGCGCCGCCGAGGCCATCGCGGCCGTACGGGAGGCCGGCGGACGCGCGATAGTCGTCACCGCCAAGTACGAGCCCAACGCCAAGCTGCACCTCGCCCACCTGGGCATGGAGCCCGACGCGGTGATCGGCGACCTGTGGGCCGAACAGAAGGCGGAGGCGCTGCGCGAGCACGACGCGGGCGTCTATGTCGGCGACCACGTCGGGGACGTGCGCGGCGCCCGGACGGCCGGCGCGCTGTCCGTCGCGGTGGCCACCGGCCCCTGCCCCCCGGAGGAACTGCGCGCGGCGGGCGCGGACGTCGTCCTCGCCGACCTGACCGAATTCCCCGGGTGGCTCGCCGGCTACCGCCCCGCGCGCGCCTGA
- a CDS encoding cold-shock protein, translated as MPTGKVKWFNSEKGFGFLSRDDGGDVFVHSSVLPAGVETLKPGQRVEFGVVAGQRGDQALSLTILDPTPSVAAATRKKPDELASIVQDLTTLLENITPMLERGRYPERTSGKKIAGLLRAVADQLDV; from the coding sequence GTGCCTACCGGCAAGGTCAAGTGGTTCAACAGCGAGAAGGGCTTCGGCTTTCTCTCCCGCGACGACGGCGGTGACGTCTTCGTCCATTCCTCGGTCCTCCCCGCCGGAGTCGAGACGCTCAAGCCCGGTCAGCGCGTGGAGTTCGGCGTGGTCGCCGGGCAGCGCGGCGACCAGGCACTGTCCCTGACGATTCTGGACCCGACCCCCTCCGTCGCTGCGGCGACGCGCAAGAAGCCGGACGAACTCGCCTCGATCGTCCAGGACCTCACGACCCTGCTGGAGAACATCACCCCGATGCTGGAGCGGGGCCGCTACCCCGAGCGCACCTCCGGCAAGAAGATCGCCGGCCTGCTGCGGGCGGTCGCCGACCAGCTGGACGTCTGA
- a CDS encoding 1,4-dihydroxy-6-naphthoate synthase → MTSDQLQIAYSPCPNDTFVFDALAHDRVPGAPALDVTFADIDVTNGMAERGEFDVLKVSYAVLPYVLDEYALLPCGGALGRGCGPLVLTREADVDLTGRRVAVPSEKSTAYLLFRLWAADTLADGVGEIVVMPFHEIMPAVRDGKVDAGLVIHEARFTYGGYGLHKLADMGEHWEHTTGLPIPLGAIIAKRSLGEQKLRLLADSIRTSVRAAWDDPEVSRPYVMEHAQEMDPAVADQHIGLYVNEFTAGLGEDGYAAVRGLLTRAAAEGLVPPLGPNALRFP, encoded by the coding sequence ATGACCAGTGACCAGTTGCAGATCGCGTACTCCCCCTGCCCGAACGACACGTTCGTCTTCGACGCCCTGGCCCACGACCGTGTCCCCGGCGCCCCCGCCCTCGACGTGACCTTCGCCGACATCGACGTCACCAACGGCATGGCCGAGCGCGGCGAGTTCGACGTACTGAAGGTGTCGTACGCCGTGCTGCCGTACGTCCTCGACGAGTACGCGCTGCTGCCCTGCGGGGGTGCGCTGGGGCGGGGCTGCGGGCCGCTGGTGCTGACGCGGGAGGCGGACGTCGACCTCACCGGGCGCCGGGTCGCGGTGCCCAGCGAGAAGTCCACCGCCTATCTGCTGTTCCGGCTGTGGGCCGCCGACACCCTGGCCGACGGGGTCGGCGAGATCGTCGTCATGCCGTTCCACGAGATCATGCCGGCCGTGCGGGATGGGAAGGTCGACGCGGGACTCGTGATCCACGAGGCGCGCTTCACCTACGGCGGCTACGGCCTGCACAAGCTCGCCGACATGGGCGAGCACTGGGAGCACACCACCGGGCTGCCGATCCCGCTGGGCGCGATCATCGCCAAGCGGTCGCTGGGCGAGCAGAAGCTGCGGCTGCTGGCCGACTCCATCCGGACGTCGGTGCGCGCCGCCTGGGACGACCCCGAGGTGTCCCGCCCGTACGTCATGGAGCACGCCCAGGAGATGGACCCGGCCGTCGCCGACCAGCACATCGGGCTGTACGTCAACGAGTTCACGGCCGGTCTCGGCGAGGACGGCTACGCGGCCGTACGCGGACTGCTCACACGCGCGGCGGCCGAGGGACTCGTACCGCCCCTCGGCCCGAACGCGCTGCGCTTTCCCTGA
- a CDS encoding futalosine hydrolase, whose product MELQAREGRLIAAAGLGRVLIATAVPVERDAVAQAFGGISPGSDDAALGAVGRAHPFRTGGTTAHGWTDVIDVGVGPALAAASVASALTAAALQGTPYDLVVSAGIGGGFQPDAPVGSLVVADEIVAADLGAETPDGFVPVTELGFGTVRHQPPGDLVRRVAEAAGARTGAVLTVSTVTGTAARATALRERHPTALAEAMEGFGVAEAAGAHGVPVLEIRAVSNPVGPRDRAAWRIGDALAALTEGFGKLVPVLESWNRHDQ is encoded by the coding sequence CTGGAACTTCAAGCTCGAGAAGGACGCCTGATCGCTGCCGCTGGGCTGGGCAGGGTGCTGATCGCCACCGCTGTTCCTGTGGAGAGGGACGCGGTGGCACAGGCCTTCGGTGGGATTTCGCCGGGGTCCGATGACGCGGCGCTCGGCGCTGTCGGCCGTGCCCACCCGTTCCGCACCGGCGGAACGACTGCCCACGGCTGGACCGATGTGATCGACGTCGGTGTCGGGCCCGCCCTCGCCGCCGCGTCCGTCGCCTCCGCTCTCACCGCCGCCGCCCTCCAAGGCACCCCCTACGACCTCGTCGTCTCCGCCGGGATCGGGGGCGGCTTCCAGCCGGACGCGCCCGTGGGGTCGCTGGTCGTCGCCGATGAGATCGTCGCGGCCGATCTGGGCGCCGAGACGCCCGACGGGTTCGTGCCGGTCACGGAGCTCGGGTTCGGGACCGTGCGTCACCAGCCGCCCGGGGACCTCGTACGGCGGGTCGCCGAGGCCGCCGGGGCCCGTACGGGGGCCGTGCTCACCGTGTCCACTGTGACCGGGACGGCCGCCAGGGCCACCGCGCTGCGCGAGCGGCACCCCACCGCGCTGGCCGAGGCCATGGAGGGCTTCGGTGTCGCCGAGGCCGCCGGTGCGCACGGGGTGCCCGTGCTGGAGATCCGGGCGGTCTCCAATCCCGTCGGGCCGCGCGACCGCGCCGCCTGGCGCATCGGGGACGCCCTGGCCGCCTTGACCGAGGGTTTCGGGAAGCTCGTGCCCGTACTGGAGAGTTGGAACCGGCATGACCAGTGA
- a CDS encoding DUF2771 domain-containing protein — translation MNTLQSVVRRRRAVAVAGVVSAGLLVLSACDKPTPMATVTVGSDSVNSEATCGGEGDALKPADLTQCLKDKGIKSISVDPDETVRFGVDPEIADKGWTILMNGQPLTDASTKTYRTIPGSVFFNAQYGAQGDSTLVSIKEGEKDTSGLWNFKLEKDA, via the coding sequence ATGAACACGTTGCAATCCGTAGTGCGACGCCGCCGCGCCGTCGCTGTCGCCGGTGTCGTATCCGCCGGACTGCTCGTCCTGTCGGCCTGTGACAAGCCGACGCCGATGGCCACGGTGACCGTGGGCAGCGACTCGGTGAACTCCGAGGCCACCTGTGGCGGCGAGGGCGACGCCCTGAAGCCCGCCGACCTCACGCAGTGCCTGAAGGACAAGGGCATCAAGTCCATCTCGGTCGACCCGGACGAGACCGTGCGCTTCGGTGTCGACCCGGAGATCGCCGACAAGGGCTGGACGATCCTGATGAACGGTCAGCCGCTGACCGACGCCAGCACGAAGACGTACCGCACCATCCCGGGCAGCGTGTTCTTCAACGCCCAGTACGGCGCGCAGGGCGACTCGACGCTGGTCTCCATCAAGGAGGGCGAGAAGGACACGTCCGGCCTCTGGAACTTCAAGCTCGAGAAGGACGCCTGA
- a CDS encoding MFS transporter, whose protein sequence is MAAAKTPVKGSSRRRGPGRMRGSLRAVGRALHFPVTGTARGIRKATHAHGAGESGLGKLIELHGVNGAGDVMVTVALASTVFFSVPTDEARGRVALYLAITMAPFTLLAPVIGPLLDRIPHGRRAAMAGAMLARALLAIVLSGAVATGGIELYPAALGVLVASKAYGVVRSAVVPRLLPPRFSLVKANSRVTLGGLLATGIAAPIGAGLQQIGPRWPLYGAFVLFIVGAVLSFTLPPKVDSAKGEDTALLAADEQHLHGPHRRPVKRPGLRTVGPAVTHALAANASIRCLTGFLIFFLAFLLREHPVSGQSAAVSLGIVGVSAGVGNALGTAVGAWLRSRAPEIIIVTVVACVVGVAILASVFFSAVLVACLAAMAGFAQALAKLSLDALIQRDVPELVRTSAFARSETLLQMSWVLGGAVGIVMPLNGTAGLAVGAAIVATGWVTTVRGLIGSARRGGTTRPRVA, encoded by the coding sequence GTGGCAGCCGCGAAGACGCCCGTCAAGGGAAGCAGCCGACGACGCGGACCGGGCCGTATGCGCGGCTCCCTCCGCGCGGTCGGCCGTGCCCTGCACTTCCCGGTGACCGGCACCGCCCGCGGCATCCGCAAGGCCACCCACGCGCACGGCGCCGGCGAGTCCGGCCTCGGCAAGCTGATCGAACTGCACGGCGTGAACGGCGCCGGCGATGTCATGGTCACCGTCGCCCTCGCCTCGACGGTCTTCTTCTCCGTCCCCACCGACGAGGCCCGCGGCCGGGTCGCGCTGTACCTCGCCATCACCATGGCGCCCTTCACGCTCCTCGCGCCGGTGATCGGCCCTCTCCTCGACCGCATCCCGCACGGCCGCCGCGCGGCCATGGCCGGTGCGATGCTGGCCCGGGCGCTGCTCGCGATCGTCCTGTCCGGGGCCGTCGCCACCGGCGGTATCGAGCTGTATCCGGCGGCGCTCGGCGTCCTCGTCGCGTCGAAGGCGTACGGGGTGGTCAGAAGCGCCGTCGTGCCCCGGCTGCTGCCACCCCGCTTCTCCCTGGTGAAGGCCAACTCGCGGGTCACCCTCGGCGGCCTCCTCGCCACCGGCATCGCCGCCCCGATCGGCGCCGGACTCCAGCAGATCGGACCGCGCTGGCCGCTCTACGGCGCCTTCGTGCTGTTCATCGTGGGTGCGGTCCTGTCGTTCACGCTGCCGCCCAAGGTCGACTCCGCCAAGGGCGAGGACACCGCGCTGCTGGCCGCGGACGAACAGCATCTGCACGGCCCGCACCGCAGGCCCGTCAAACGCCCCGGGCTGCGCACGGTCGGCCCGGCCGTCACCCACGCCCTGGCCGCCAACGCCTCCATCCGCTGCCTCACCGGCTTCCTGATCTTCTTCCTCGCCTTCCTGCTGCGCGAGCACCCGGTCTCCGGCCAGAGCGCGGCGGTGTCCCTGGGGATCGTGGGCGTCTCGGCGGGCGTGGGCAACGCGCTCGGTACGGCGGTCGGGGCGTGGCTGCGCTCCCGGGCCCCGGAGATCATCATCGTGACGGTGGTGGCGTGTGTGGTGGGCGTGGCGATCCTGGCGTCCGTGTTCTTCAGCGCGGTCCTGGTGGCCTGCCTGGCGGCGATGGCCGGCTTCGCACAGGCCCTGGCCAAGCTGTCGCTGGACGCGCTGATCCAGCGGGACGTGCCCGAACTGGTCCGCACCTCGGCCTTCGCCCGCTCCGAGACCCTGCTGCAGATGTCCTGGGTGCTGGGCGGGGCGGTCGGCATCGTGATGCCGCTCAACGGCACGGCCGGGCTGGCCGTGGGTGCCGCGATCGTCGCCACCGGGTGGGTGACGACCGTCCGGGGGCTGATCGGCTCGGCCCGACGCGGTGGTACGACACGGCCGCGGGTGGCGTAG
- a CDS encoding DUF3027 domain-containing protein, with product MSAATTRSRTPDRLCAEAVDLARAAAEEAAAPGIVGEHVGTVSEGDRVVTHFFECRELGYRGWRWAVTVARASRAKIVTVDEAALLPGPDAVLAPEWVPWSERLRPGDMGPGDLLPTDAEDLRLEPGYSGEDEPAPNSPVSHEMADLVESEDADVTAGPPSGFLPAIPSRGSITGVAEELGMRRARVLSRYGLYTAADRWEEAFGPKTPMAQSAPAACVTCGFLAPIGGSLGQAFGVCANEFSPADGRLVSLTYGCGGHSEAAVMPRPPQPPSPVIDETRVDPFPLRPAPDSGSVEAAADENTEELGHS from the coding sequence GTGAGCGCAGCGACAACGCGAAGCCGCACCCCTGACCGTCTGTGCGCCGAGGCCGTCGACCTCGCGCGTGCCGCAGCCGAGGAGGCCGCGGCGCCAGGGATCGTCGGCGAGCACGTGGGGACGGTCTCCGAGGGGGACCGCGTTGTCACGCACTTCTTCGAGTGCCGGGAGCTCGGATACCGGGGCTGGCGGTGGGCCGTGACGGTGGCCCGGGCGTCCCGGGCGAAGATCGTCACGGTGGACGAGGCGGCGCTGCTGCCCGGCCCGGACGCGGTGCTCGCGCCCGAGTGGGTGCCGTGGAGCGAGCGGCTGCGCCCCGGCGACATGGGCCCGGGCGACCTGCTCCCCACGGACGCCGAGGACCTCCGTCTGGAGCCCGGCTACTCCGGCGAGGACGAGCCCGCGCCGAATTCCCCCGTGTCGCACGAGATGGCCGATCTGGTGGAGTCGGAGGACGCGGACGTCACCGCGGGACCCCCGTCCGGTTTCCTCCCGGCCATCCCCTCCCGCGGCTCCATCACCGGAGTGGCGGAGGAACTCGGCATGCGTCGGGCCCGCGTCCTGTCCCGCTACGGCCTGTACACCGCGGCCGACCGCTGGGAGGAGGCGTTCGGCCCCAAGACCCCCATGGCCCAGTCGGCCCCGGCGGCCTGCGTCACCTGCGGCTTCCTCGCCCCCATCGGCGGCTCCCTCGGCCAGGCCTTCGGTGTCTGCGCCAACGAGTTCTCCCCGGCTGACGGCCGCCTCGTCTCCCTCACCTACGGCTGCGGCGGCCACTCCGAGGCCGCGGTCATGCCCCGCCCCCCGCAGCCGCCCTCCCCGGTCATCGACGAGACCCGCGTCGACCCCTTCCCCCTGCGCCCGGCGCCGGACTCGGGCTCGGTCGAGGCCGCGGCGGACGAGAACACGGAGGAACTGGGCCACTCGTAG